Within Streptomyces sp. NBC_00704, the genomic segment GATGCCGTCGAACGCGATCGCGCTCGCCTTTGCGGACGGGCTGGACCCGGCCACGTTCACCAGTGTCTCCACCACCGGCACGTACGCCCCGGCCTGGTTGACGTCCTCTCCCGGCCGGGGGTAGTAGTACACCTTGTTCGCCGCCCGGTTCAGATACCACTCGCCGGGGGAGTCCAGCTCCTCGAACGCGTTGAGCACGTAGAACGTGTCGTTGTAGTCCAGCGAGAAGCCGTCGTCGCGGTTGAGCCGCGCCTGGAAGTGCGGCTGCGCCAGGCGCACCCGCTTGTTGGCGCCGCTCGCGCTGATGTCCGCGACGGGGAAGTAGTCGATCTTGAAGCCGATCGCGATGTGCAGCAACCGGATGTCGCGGACGTTGGTGTACGCCGGAACGCCGGCCGCCGGGAACTGCACGCCGTCGTAGGAGCGGGTCGGCCGTTCCGGGTCGGCCGGCGGGTTGGGGACCGATGCCTCATCGAAGAAGCCGTTGCCCGTGATGCCCTTGCCCATCGCCAGCTGAGCCCGCCGGCCGCCGACGTAGAGCTGCCGGAAGTAGTCGGCGTAGCCCGCCGACTCCGGCACGTCGGCCACGAAGTAAGGCTGGTCGGTCACCCGCTTCCAGTCCGTGACGGCCTTGCCACCGTCCACGACGGGCGCCTCACCCGGATACGCCTGGTAGACGACCTCGAACCCGTTGGAACCCGAGTCCGCCTCCGTCAGGTCGAAGGTGGCCGTCCGGGTATGCCGGCCCCCGCGCAGACACACGCGGAGGTCGGCCTGCATGTCCTTGTTGAGCTCGTGCTGTCGGATGTGGTCCCGCGCCCGTTCCAAGGTCGCCCAGGGGCGATCCGGTGAGGTTCCGGCGTTGCCGTCGCTTCCCGACGCGGAGACGTAGAAGGTGCACGCTGCTGCCGCCTCCGCCGTACCACTGACCACCAGCCCGGCAGCCAGCGCGGCCGTCGCCAGGACGCCCGCGAGCACTCCGTGTTTGCGCATCAACTCCACTTTCGACGTGTGTATGGGACCGACGTGACGACGCTCTGCGTGCCGGTGTGGAGGTCGCACCGGCACGCGGAGTTCGTTTCGGGGATCGTGCTCCGGACCGCGTCGTCAGCTGACGGAGAACTGGCTGAAGTTCGCGGTGCCGATGGTTCCGGCGTGGGCCGTGGAGAACATGCCCGCGTCCAGGGTGCTGTTCGCCCCGGTCAGGGACGCGGTGCCGACAGTGGTCCAGGTGGCGCCGTCGGCGGAGTAGGAGCCGGTGACCGACGTACCGCTTCTGACCAGGCGGAGCCAGACAGGGGCGACGGTGGCGCTTCCGGTCTTGACGGTGTTGGTGTCGAGGTAGCCGTCGCCGTTGGAGTCCGACGACAGGGCGATTCCGTTGCCGGGGGTGGTGGCGAGGGCGAGGTACCCGGCGGACGAGCCGGCGGAGGCGATGGTGTTGCGCAGCATCAGGCCGGCTTTGGCCCAGCTGTTGGTCTTGTCCTGACCGGCGACGCGGACGGTGACTGTCGAGGAGGTTCCGGCGGCCCCCGCCTGGTAGGCGGCGGCGTACTCGTCGTCGTACTGCGTGCCGGAGCGCCACACGTCGATGCCCGCGCCGGTCAGGGAGGTCACTTGGCCGCTTTGGCTGACGGCGGCCGGGGTCGAACTGTAGGCCTTGTACGGAGAGGTGACGATCTGCAGGTTGCTGAAGGTCGCGCTGCCGGCGGTCGTGCTGTGGGCTGTGTGGATGACGCCGGCGTCCTGCGTGGTCGCCATGGATGGCAGGGTCACCGTCGAGCCGACCTGGGTGAAGGTGGATCCGTCGGTGGAGTAGGAGGCGGACACCCGGGTGGCGGTGCGGGTGAGCCGCAACCAGACCGGTGCCCCGACGGTGGCGGCGGTGGACGTGAGCTGGTCGAGGTAGCCGTCGGCGTTGGAGTCCCGCTGGAAGCTGACGCCGTTGTCCGGGGTCACCACCACGGCCGCGTAACCGGCGGAAGAGCCGTTGCCCGTGAGGTCGTTGCGCAGGACGACGCCGGCCTTGGCCCAGCCGCTGGTCTTGTCGAGGTTGTCGACCCGGGCGGTCACCGAGGTGCCGTCGACAGCTGCCCCGCTTCGGAAGACGGTGCCGTACTCGTCGTCGTGCTGTCCGCCGGCACCCCAGATGTCCTTGCCCGCGTCGGTGATCGTGACGTGGCCGCCGCTCTGGCCGGTGTCGGCGGGGGTGGAGGAGTAGGCGCTGTAGGGGGAGCCGGCGGGGTCGGTGGTCAGCGGACGGTACCGGGGCTGGATACCGGCGTTGTTCATGATCGTCTTGGCGGCTGACGGCCAGTTGCCGTCGCTGACGACGACGGTGCCGCTGACCACGTCACCGCGGCCGTTGGTGTTGGTGATGTTCGCGGAACTGTTGTTCGTCCAGTTGTCGGTCAGGGTCAGGGCGCCGGTGTTGTTGGTGGCACTGCTGTTCTCGTGGCCCCATTCGCCGGTGTTCCGGAAGACGTTGTGGGTGTCCGTGAAGCTCCGGGAGCCCTCGTCGTGGTAGAAGCCGAACCAGCCGTTGTTGCTGTGGCAGTAGTTGCGTTCGAAGGTGCTGCCCGGTGACGCCGACAGGGTGTACATGCAGCCGCCGTCGGTCATCTGCTGCATGAGGTCGTGGATGTAGTTGTCAGTGATGTGGTTGTTCGCGGCGGTGGTCGCGGTCGTGTAGGTGGGCTGGTAGTCGTACAGGCCCCGGTCGACGTAGTCCTGGCTGCCGCCGATGTCGTTGGCGCCCCAGCCGTAGCCGATGGTGAGGCCGGAGTAGGGCAGGTTGTAGACCTCGTTGTGCGAGACGGTCGCGCCGTTCACGTAGGTGACGAGGATGGCGGACATGTCACGGTATTCCAGCGCGACGTCATGGACGAGGTTGTTGCTCAGCGTGATGTCGCGGTTGGTCATCCGCTGGTCACCGGGGTGGTGCGCGTCCGCCCGAACGCCGCCGACGGCGATGCCGCCCCCCGCGTCCTGGGTGAAGACGTTGCCGGTCGCTGTGATGCTGCGGGCGCCGAGCCCGACGCCGGTGGTGTGGGCGTTGGCGTCGTTGCCGATGCCGAGGCTGTTCTGTCCGAGCTGGGTGAACCGGTTGCCGGTGAAGGTGATGTGGTCGGCGGCCGAGACCTGAACGGCGGAGGGCATCTGCTTCCAGTGAGGGCGGGTCGCCTCGAAGAGCGGGCAGCCGCTCTGGCACGAGGTCAGCGCGTCCGACGGGCGGTCCCAGGCATCGGATATGTACGCGCCGGTCTGCTGGCTGGCGTAGCCGTGGGCGGTGGGGTCCAGCCAGCTGGTGCCCGAGAACTGCAGCCCGGAGAAGGCGATGTGGGTGGCGGGGGAGGAGTACGTTCCTCCGACGCTGATGAGCGACTCCAGCTTCGGCACCTCGACGTCGGCCTTGCTCATGTCCTGCCCGGTGAGCGGCTTGTAGTACAAGGTGCCGGCAGCGGTGTCGAGGTACCACTCGCCGGCCGTGTCGAGGAGTTCGTAGGCGTTCTCGATGTAGAGGGGGCCGGCCCGGAAGGGGCTCGTCAGGGTGTCGTAGCCGAACGTGTTGTTGTTCCATGAGGGCTGGGCCATGGTGATGGTGCCGCCGCTGATGCCGGTCACCGGGGCATAGCGGTCGGTGAAGGAACCGATGCCGTGGATCTCGGTCCGGCCGGGCCGGGCCAGGCTGTTGAGGTAGCTCAGCGAGCTGCTCGTGAAGGTGTAGCCGCTGGTGGTCGCGGTCAGGTCCGAGCGGGCGACCGCGGTGCGGGCCCTGGTGGCCAGGACGCCGTCGACGGACAGCTGGCGCGTGTCGAAGCCGGTGCCGACGTCAGCCTTCCAGATGTTCTCGGCCGAGTCCTGCACGGTCCAGCCAGTAACCTTCTGCGCTCCGGTGATGACCGGGTGGGCGCCCAGCGCGGCCTTCCAGATCACCGTGTGGCCGCCTGTGCCGGAGTCCGCCGAGGTGAAGGCGAGCGGCGCGGAGAGCCGGTAGGCGCCGTCGGCGAGCTCGACGGTGATGTCACCTTTCATGGAGTTGTGGGTTACCCGCACCTTGGTCTTGGCCTGGGTGACGGAGCACGGCCGTTTCACGGAGCAGGCGGTGCCGGAGCCGCTCGGTGAGGCGTAGAGCGTCGTGCCGGCCGCGAAGGCGGGGCCGGCCTGGGCGAGGACTGCCGCGCTCGAGGCGGTGAGGACGGCGGCTGTGGCCAGCCATGATCTGAAACGGGAGGGAACCGCGGGACGGATACGGGTTGTTCGCACGTGACACCTTCCGGGTGGTTCAGAGGGGCCTGCGGTGCCCACGGCGGGCAGGGAGAACCCGGCGACGGGAGGGGAAGGGAAAGGGCGATGTAACGTTAGTCGTCATATGAATTTCGTCAAGAGATCGTGCATGTGGCCCCGGCCGGAGTCGATCAGTGCATGCGAACGCCCCCGGCCTGTCGGCGGATTCTCGGGGTCCTCGCAACACCTGATGGCTTATGCGGCCGTCAGTAGATCACGCAGGCGCTCGGCTGGGGTTCTCCAGCCGAGCGTTTTGCGTGGCCGGCCGTTGAGTTGCTGGGCAACGTGTTCGAGGTCTGCGGGACTGTGCGCGGAGAGGTCGGTGCCTTTGGGGAAGTACTGCCGCAGCAGGCCGTTGGTGTTCTCGTTCGATCCGCGCTGCCAGGGCGAGTGGGGGTCGCAGAAGTAGACTGGCACGCCGGTGGCCACGGTGAACTGCTTGTGCGCGGCCATCTCGCAGCCCTGGTCCCAGGTCAGCGAGCCACGCAGGTGCTCGGGCAGGGTCTGGATCAGCGGCACCAGCACATCGCGGACTTCCTCGGCCGTGTGCCCGCCGGGCAGATGTCCGAGCAGGACGTAGCGGGTGGAGCGCTCGACCAGGGTCACTATCGCGCTCTCGCTGCGGGGGCCGACGATCAGATCGCCTTCCCAGTGGCCAGGAACAGCCCGGTCCTCGACCTCCGGCGGCCGCTCGGAGATCATCACCATCTCGTCGACGAAGCGGCGAGTGCGCTGCTCCGGGCTGCGGTGGGGCTTGCGGCGGGTGCGTCCGGTGCGCAGCGCCAGGGCGACCTCGCGGCGCAGTCCGCCGCGGGCCTGGACGTAGATGGCCTGGTAGATCGTCTCCGGACTCACGCGCATGCTCTCGTCGTCGGGGAACTCGATGAGCAGAGCGTGGCAGATCTGCTCGGG encodes:
- a CDS encoding DUF1349 domain-containing protein; translation: MRTTRIRPAVPSRFRSWLATAAVLTASSAAVLAQAGPAFAAGTTLYASPSGSGTACSVKRPCSVTQAKTKVRVTHNSMKGDITVELADGAYRLSAPLAFTSADSGTGGHTVIWKAALGAHPVITGAQKVTGWTVQDSAENIWKADVGTGFDTRQLSVDGVLATRARTAVARSDLTATTSGYTFTSSSLSYLNSLARPGRTEIHGIGSFTDRYAPVTGISGGTITMAQPSWNNNTFGYDTLTSPFRAGPLYIENAYELLDTAGEWYLDTAAGTLYYKPLTGQDMSKADVEVPKLESLISVGGTYSSPATHIAFSGLQFSGTSWLDPTAHGYASQQTGAYISDAWDRPSDALTSCQSGCPLFEATRPHWKQMPSAVQVSAADHITFTGNRFTQLGQNSLGIGNDANAHTTGVGLGARSITATGNVFTQDAGGGIAVGGVRADAHHPGDQRMTNRDITLSNNLVHDVALEYRDMSAILVTYVNGATVSHNEVYNLPYSGLTIGYGWGANDIGGSQDYVDRGLYDYQPTYTTATTAANNHITDNYIHDLMQQMTDGGCMYTLSASPGSTFERNYCHSNNGWFGFYHDEGSRSFTDTHNVFRNTGEWGHENSSATNNTGALTLTDNWTNNSSANITNTNGRGDVVSGTVVVSDGNWPSAAKTIMNNAGIQPRYRPLTTDPAGSPYSAYSSTPADTGQSGGHVTITDAGKDIWGAGGQHDDEYGTVFRSGAAVDGTSVTARVDNLDKTSGWAKAGVVLRNDLTGNGSSAGYAAVVVTPDNGVSFQRDSNADGYLDQLTSTAATVGAPVWLRLTRTATRVSASYSTDGSTFTQVGSTVTLPSMATTQDAGVIHTAHSTTAGSATFSNLQIVTSPYKAYSSTPAAVSQSGQVTSLTGAGIDVWRSGTQYDDEYAAAYQAGAAGTSSTVTVRVAGQDKTNSWAKAGLMLRNTIASAGSSAGYLALATTPGNGIALSSDSNGDGYLDTNTVKTGSATVAPVWLRLVRSGTSVTGSYSADGATWTTVGTASLTGANSTLDAGMFSTAHAGTIGTANFSQFSVS
- a CDS encoding IS30 family transposase, with amino-acid sequence MRAAGVHRRDAAAQVGVHERTARDWDQGIRQIGHSRLHADGRLIDYTTGVITIVTAASKPSVAAVEAGLHPRFLTVAERELIADMRREGRSLRAIGRALGRPASTVKREIDARAVNGVYRPHQAQRAWAKSRSRPKDSKLAREGALRDFATAKLQERWSPEQICHALLIEFPDDESMRVSPETIYQAIYVQARGGLRREVALALRTGRTRRKPHRSPEQRTRRFVDEMVMISERPPEVEDRAVPGHWEGDLIVGPRSESAIVTLVERSTRYVLLGHLPGGHTAEEVRDVLVPLIQTLPEHLRGSLTWDQGCEMAAHKQFTVATGVPVYFCDPHSPWQRGSNENTNGLLRQYFPKGTDLSAHSPADLEHVAQQLNGRPRKTLGWRTPAERLRDLLTAA